From Candidatus Methylomirabilota bacterium, a single genomic window includes:
- the floA gene encoding flotillin-like protein FloA (flotillin-like protein involved in membrane lipid rafts) gives MAGIETGAFGAVVLLLLVVGALAVLLYLIPVRLWVAAWASGAYAGLFTLIGMRLRRVPPGTVITARISAVKAGLDVPVNDLEAHYLAGGNLVSVVNAMISADKANIVMPFKRAAAIDLAGRDVLAAVKMSVIPKVIETPRIAAVAKDGIQLHAICRVTVRTNLDRLVGGAGEETVIARVGEGMVSTIGSAATHKDVLENPDHISKHVLTKGLDAGTAYEILSIDIADVDVGENIGAKLQIDQANADKQIAQAKAEERRAMAVALEQEMSARVVEAEAEVPRAMAEAFRQGHLGVMDYYRMKNVQADTQMRESIADAPEEPPPAPRK, from the coding sequence ATGGCCGGCATCGAGACGGGTGCGTTCGGAGCCGTGGTGCTGTTGCTCCTGGTGGTCGGCGCCCTCGCCGTCCTCCTCTATTTGATCCCGGTCCGCTTATGGGTCGCCGCCTGGGCCTCCGGCGCCTACGCGGGGCTTTTCACGCTCATCGGCATGCGCCTTCGTCGCGTGCCGCCAGGCACCGTCATCACGGCGCGCATCAGCGCGGTGAAGGCGGGGCTGGACGTGCCGGTGAACGACCTCGAGGCGCACTACCTGGCCGGCGGGAATCTCGTGAGCGTGGTGAACGCGATGATCTCGGCGGACAAGGCGAACATCGTGATGCCCTTCAAGCGGGCCGCAGCCATCGACCTGGCCGGGCGCGACGTGCTGGCCGCGGTGAAAATGTCCGTGATCCCCAAGGTGATCGAGACGCCCCGCATCGCGGCCGTGGCCAAGGACGGCATCCAGCTCCACGCGATTTGTCGGGTGACGGTCCGGACCAACCTCGACCGCCTCGTGGGCGGCGCCGGCGAGGAGACCGTGATCGCCCGGGTCGGTGAGGGCATGGTCAGCACGATCGGCTCGGCGGCGACCCACAAGGACGTGCTCGAGAACCCGGACCACATCTCCAAGCACGTGCTGACCAAGGGTCTGGACGCCGGGACCGCCTACGAGATCCTGTCCATCGACATCGCCGACGTCGACGTGGGCGAGAACATCGGAGCCAAGCTGCAGATCGACCAGGCCAACGCCGACAAGCAGATCGCCCAGGCCAAGGCCGAGGAGCGGCGCGCGATGGCCGTCGCGCTTGAGCAGGAGATGAGCGCCCGCGTCGTCGAGGCCGAGGCCGAGGTGCCGCGTGCGATGGCCGAGGCCTTCCGCCAGGGGCATCTCGGGGTCATGGACTACTACCGGATGAAGAACGTCCAGGCCGATACGCAGATGCGCGAGTCGATCGCGGACGCGCCCGAGGAGCCGCCTCCGGCTCCGAGAAAATAG
- a CDS encoding NfeD family protein, with product MTRPNARRRPPVEVLLASFGLLASLTVTAATEAPRTATRPVVLVARIEGLIDLGLAPFVGRVLDEAATADAAVVILDINTFGGRVDAAVLIRDALLGARVRTVAFVNKRAISAGALISLAAETIAMADGGTIGAATPVEIGPPGAPARPVAEKTVSYMRKEFRATAENRKRPALLAEAMVDADVEIPGIVDKGKLLTLTTEEALRHSLADFRADSLPAVLKSLDLAGAEVRQATQTWAETLVRFLTHPVVSSLLMTIGILGIIVEIRTPGFGVPGALGILSLALFFWGHWLVRLAGWEELLLVGAGVILLAIELFVTPGFGVIGILGLVTLLGGLGLSLVGAGATWEVIIIAVGQVAVSLLLAIAVSLALLRLLPRLPFGRRLVLETELAAGEGFASAPETDHTWLGKRGTAASTLRPAGIGDIEGERVDVVSDGEFIDAGEPITVVRVDGNRIVVRRLRRKD from the coding sequence ATGACACGTCCCAACGCCCGGCGGCGCCCACCCGTGGAGGTCCTCCTCGCGAGCTTTGGGCTGCTCGCCTCGCTGACCGTGACGGCCGCAACCGAGGCGCCACGGACCGCCACCAGGCCGGTGGTCCTCGTGGCGCGGATCGAGGGTCTCATCGACCTCGGGCTCGCGCCGTTCGTCGGCCGCGTGCTCGATGAGGCGGCGACGGCGGATGCCGCCGTGGTCATCCTCGATATCAATACCTTCGGCGGGCGCGTGGATGCCGCCGTCCTCATCCGCGACGCGCTACTCGGCGCGCGCGTCCGCACCGTGGCGTTCGTCAACAAGCGGGCGATCTCCGCCGGCGCCCTCATCAGCCTGGCCGCCGAGACGATCGCGATGGCAGACGGCGGGACCATCGGGGCGGCCACGCCGGTGGAGATCGGACCGCCGGGCGCGCCGGCCCGGCCCGTGGCGGAGAAGACCGTTTCCTATATGCGCAAGGAATTCCGCGCCACCGCCGAGAACCGCAAGCGGCCGGCCCTGCTCGCCGAAGCCATGGTGGATGCCGATGTCGAGATTCCCGGAATCGTCGACAAGGGAAAGCTTCTCACGCTCACCACCGAGGAGGCCTTGAGGCACAGCCTCGCGGATTTTCGCGCGGACAGCCTCCCCGCCGTCCTAAAGTCGCTCGACCTCGCCGGCGCGGAGGTACGCCAGGCGACGCAGACCTGGGCCGAGACGCTGGTGCGTTTCCTGACCCACCCGGTGGTCAGCTCGCTCTTGATGACGATCGGCATCCTCGGGATCATCGTGGAGATTCGCACGCCGGGCTTCGGCGTGCCCGGCGCGCTCGGTATCCTCAGCCTCGCGCTCTTCTTCTGGGGCCACTGGCTCGTCCGGCTGGCCGGCTGGGAGGAGTTGCTCCTCGTCGGCGCCGGCGTCATCCTTCTGGCAATCGAGCTCTTCGTGACGCCAGGCTTCGGGGTCATCGGCATCCTCGGGCTCGTCACCCTCCTCGGCGGCCTGGGACTCAGCCTCGTCGGTGCCGGGGCCACCTGGGAGGTCATCATCATTGCAGTGGGGCAGGTCGCGGTGTCGCTGCTGCTGGCGATTGCGGTCTCCCTGGCCCTGCTGCGTCTCCTCCCCCGACTGCCGTTCGGCCGACGACTCGTCCTCGAGACCGAGCTGGCGGCGGGCGAGGGGTTCGCGTCGGCGCCGGAAACGGACCACACCTGGCTCGGCAAGCGGGGAACGGCGGCTTCGACGTTGCGGCCGGCCGGGATAGGCGACATCGAGGGTGAGCGGGTGGACGTCGTGTCGGACGGGGAATTCATCGACGCGGGCGAGCCGATCACGGTCGTCCGGGTGGACGGCAACCGGATCGTCGTGCGGCGGCTTCGCAGAAAGGACTGA
- a CDS encoding feruloyl-CoA synthase, with translation MAPRRDAVLPFAPARVEVQHRPDGAVILRCPASLTSHARAVGEWLVRWAERRPDQTFLAERAGDAWRTVTYRQALDTVRRIGQSLLDRGLHAEQPVVILSDNSVDHALLALGAMHVGVPVAPVSPAYSLMSRDFGKLKFIADLIRPGLAWTADPERFAPALNAIGATSTPLAELLDSRPTARVDEAFARLRPDTVAKILFTSGSTGTPKGVINTHRMLCANQEMLAHGWPFVEERPPVLVDWLPWNHTFGGNHNFNMVLRNGGTLYVDGGKPAPGLVETTARNLREIAPTMYFNVPRGFDLLLPFLESDAALRRNFFSRLDVLFYAGAALSQPLWDRLRRLAALEGAGGVAMLSAWGSTETSPLATQVHAPIDRAGLIGLPVPGCELKLVPAGGKLEARVRGPHVTPGYFRRPDLTKEAFDEEGYYRIGDAVKFAEAGNPAQGLVFDGRVAEDFKLSTGTWVHVAALRIALIAAGSPLIQDAVITGHDRDEVGALLFLNPLVSRDLEPAAARTRIAVALASLAARSIGTSTCPARALILTEPPSIDADEITDKGYINQRAVLERRAALVERLYAIPLPPDVILPSEHPVAPDHR, from the coding sequence GTGGCCCCGCGCCGCGACGCCGTCTTGCCATTCGCGCCCGCCCGCGTCGAGGTGCAGCACCGCCCGGACGGGGCCGTAATTCTGCGCTGCCCCGCGTCGCTGACCTCCCACGCCCGTGCCGTCGGCGAGTGGCTCGTCCGGTGGGCCGAGCGGCGCCCGGACCAGACGTTCCTGGCCGAACGGGCCGGCGACGCCTGGCGTACCGTCACCTATCGCCAGGCGCTCGACACCGTGCGGCGGATCGGCCAGTCCCTGCTCGATCGGGGGCTGCACGCCGAGCAGCCTGTGGTCATCCTCTCCGACAACAGCGTGGACCACGCGCTGCTCGCGCTCGGCGCGATGCACGTCGGGGTGCCGGTGGCGCCAGTGTCCCCCGCCTACTCGCTGATGTCCCGGGATTTCGGTAAGCTGAAATTCATCGCTGACCTGATCCGACCGGGACTGGCGTGGACGGCGGATCCCGAGAGGTTCGCGCCCGCGCTGAACGCCATCGGCGCCACCTCCACGCCGTTGGCCGAGCTCCTGGACAGCCGTCCCACTGCTCGCGTGGACGAGGCGTTCGCACGGCTCCGTCCGGACACGGTCGCGAAGATCCTCTTCACTTCCGGCTCGACGGGCACTCCCAAGGGGGTCATCAACACGCACCGGATGCTCTGCGCCAACCAGGAGATGCTCGCCCACGGCTGGCCGTTCGTCGAGGAGCGTCCTCCCGTCCTCGTGGACTGGCTTCCCTGGAATCACACCTTCGGCGGCAACCACAACTTCAACATGGTGCTCCGGAACGGCGGCACGCTGTACGTGGACGGCGGCAAGCCCGCGCCCGGCCTCGTCGAGACCACCGCGCGCAACCTCCGCGAGATCGCCCCCACCATGTACTTCAACGTGCCGAGGGGCTTCGACCTGCTGCTGCCATTCTTGGAATCGGATGCCGCCCTCCGGCGCAACTTCTTCAGCCGCCTCGACGTCCTCTTCTACGCCGGCGCGGCGCTCTCGCAGCCTCTCTGGGATCGCCTCCGGCGGCTGGCGGCCCTCGAAGGGGCCGGCGGGGTAGCCATGCTCTCGGCGTGGGGCTCCACGGAGACGTCGCCCCTGGCCACGCAGGTGCACGCCCCGATCGACCGGGCCGGCCTGATCGGGCTCCCCGTGCCGGGCTGTGAGCTCAAGCTCGTGCCCGCCGGGGGCAAGCTGGAGGCGCGGGTGCGCGGGCCACACGTCACACCCGGCTACTTTCGACGTCCCGACCTCACGAAGGAGGCCTTCGACGAGGAGGGCTACTACCGGATCGGCGACGCCGTGAAGTTCGCCGAGGCCGGCAACCCCGCCCAGGGCCTCGTGTTCGACGGACGGGTGGCGGAGGACTTCAAGCTCAGCACCGGCACCTGGGTGCACGTCGCGGCGCTCCGGATCGCGCTGATCGCCGCCGGAAGCCCGCTCATCCAGGACGCGGTCATCACCGGTCACGACCGCGACGAGGTCGGGGCGCTGCTGTTTCTCAACCCGCTGGTGAGCCGGGACCTCGAGCCCGCGGCGGCCCGGACGAGGATCGCCGTCGCGCTGGCAAGCCTGGCCGCCCGGTCCATAGGGACGTCCACCTGCCCGGCCCGTGCCCTGATCCTTACCGAACCTCCGTCGATCGACGCCGACGAGATCACCGACAAGGGCTACATCAACCAGCGTGCGGTCCTGGAGCGGCGCGCCGCCCTGGTCGAGCGGCTGTACGCGATTCCGCTGCCTCCCGACGTGATCTTGCCGAGCGAGCACCCCGTCGCGCCCGACCACCGCTGA
- a CDS encoding ABC transporter substrate-binding protein: protein MDRRTILKAAGAGAAVAGFPVVLRAQPKSFKIGVVHPVTGPLAEPGQACRLGAQMAAEAINAAGGIKSLGGMKLELLVGDTQTKPDVGRAEAERVVNQGAQMLVGSFDSGSTAAMVPVAQQRRIPFLVDIAAADPITANVAKSVKEGQQKVQYVYRNFPTGSQFGRKAVQYFTEIFKAAGVSPKRVVLMYCNDLFGQNQARGFQAAQKAAKAPWEIVDVIPWPEPPSDLSTEVSRAKAARPDVISPITRPASAQLLLPEIRKQRVEILGIVGPGSPGLYEAGQLAALKEDLEYVLTSVPWANFKNRKTVAVADEYRKRSGGKTFDTNSGYSYDAMLIIADVLERARSTDPDAIVGALKQTNFTDGLMQYGGPVVFNELGDNPNAVPTMIQILGQKPVAVWPREAAVQKFVFPRPRA from the coding sequence ATGGACCGCCGCACGATTCTCAAGGCCGCCGGCGCCGGTGCCGCCGTCGCCGGCTTTCCCGTCGTTCTCCGCGCTCAGCCCAAGAGTTTCAAGATCGGCGTCGTCCATCCGGTGACCGGTCCGCTGGCCGAGCCCGGACAGGCCTGCCGGCTCGGCGCCCAGATGGCCGCCGAGGCCATCAACGCGGCCGGCGGCATCAAGTCGCTGGGGGGAATGAAGCTCGAGCTGCTGGTCGGCGACACTCAGACCAAGCCCGACGTGGGACGCGCCGAAGCCGAGCGCGTCGTCAACCAGGGCGCGCAGATGCTGGTGGGCTCGTTCGACTCGGGCTCTACCGCGGCCATGGTGCCGGTCGCCCAGCAACGGCGTATCCCCTTCCTGGTGGACATCGCGGCCGCCGATCCGATCACCGCGAACGTGGCGAAGTCGGTGAAGGAAGGCCAGCAGAAGGTGCAGTACGTCTACCGCAACTTCCCCACCGGCTCGCAGTTCGGCCGCAAGGCGGTGCAGTACTTCACGGAAATCTTCAAGGCCGCCGGAGTGTCGCCCAAGCGGGTCGTGCTGATGTACTGCAACGATTTGTTCGGGCAGAATCAGGCCCGCGGTTTCCAGGCGGCGCAGAAGGCGGCCAAGGCCCCCTGGGAGATCGTGGACGTGATCCCGTGGCCGGAGCCTCCCTCGGATCTCTCCACCGAGGTGTCCCGGGCCAAGGCGGCCAGGCCCGACGTCATCTCCCCGATCACGCGCCCGGCCAGCGCCCAGCTCCTGCTGCCGGAGATCCGCAAGCAGCGCGTCGAGATCCTGGGGATCGTCGGGCCGGGCAGCCCGGGGCTCTACGAGGCTGGCCAGCTCGCCGCCCTCAAGGAGGACCTGGAGTACGTCCTGACCAGCGTGCCCTGGGCGAACTTCAAGAACCGGAAGACCGTCGCCGTCGCCGACGAGTACCGCAAGCGCTCCGGGGGCAAGACCTTCGACACGAACTCGGGCTACTCCTACGACGCCATGCTGATCATTGCCGACGTCCTGGAACGAGCCAGGTCCACCGACCCTGACGCCATCGTGGGCGCGCTCAAGCAGACCAATTTCACGGACGGGCTCATGCAGTATGGCGGCCCCGTCGTCTTCAACGAGCTCGGCGACAACCCGAACGCCGTTCCCACGATGATCCAGATCCTCGGCCAGAAGCCGGTGGCGGTGTGGCCGCGAGAGGCCGCAGTTCAGAAGTTCGTGTTCCCCAGGCCCCGAGCCTAG
- a CDS encoding branched-chain amino acid ABC transporter permease: MDPVLVGQGLLSGVLFGGVYSLMAVGLTLIFGVMRVVNFAHGDMMVWGMYLAFVLATRAGVDPYLGFVLCAAALFGLGLAVQRGLVDRVVDAPHEMQILLMLGVALVLENTALLAFGPEPARVRTPLAAVTWFVGPLYVDVARLLAFVVAVVLTGLLYAFLFRTDLGRTIRAAADNVYGALVIGTDVRRVYAVAFGVGAACVGAAGALVSPILPFQPSTGLTLSITSFNIVIIGGMGSLPGAFVGGLLVSVAESLGAVFLRPSLKELVSFSLLILILLLRPAGLFGRRAP; the protein is encoded by the coding sequence ATGGACCCCGTGCTCGTCGGCCAGGGGCTGCTGAGCGGGGTCCTGTTCGGCGGCGTCTACAGCCTCATGGCCGTCGGCCTCACCCTCATCTTCGGCGTGATGCGGGTGGTGAACTTCGCCCACGGCGACATGATGGTGTGGGGGATGTACCTGGCCTTCGTTCTGGCCACGCGCGCCGGGGTGGATCCCTACCTGGGGTTCGTCCTCTGCGCGGCCGCGCTCTTCGGGCTGGGGCTCGCCGTCCAGCGAGGGCTCGTCGACCGGGTAGTCGACGCGCCGCACGAGATGCAGATCCTCCTGATGCTCGGGGTGGCGCTGGTGCTGGAGAACACGGCCCTCCTCGCCTTCGGACCCGAGCCGGCGCGGGTGCGCACACCGCTGGCCGCCGTCACCTGGTTCGTGGGCCCGCTCTACGTCGACGTCGCCCGCCTGCTGGCCTTCGTCGTGGCCGTAGTCTTGACGGGGCTGCTTTACGCCTTTCTCTTCCGCACCGATCTGGGGCGCACCATCCGCGCCGCCGCCGACAACGTCTATGGCGCCCTGGTGATCGGCACTGACGTGCGGCGCGTGTACGCGGTGGCTTTCGGCGTGGGGGCGGCCTGCGTGGGGGCCGCCGGCGCCCTGGTCTCTCCCATCCTGCCTTTTCAGCCGAGCACGGGCCTGACCCTGTCGATCACCTCGTTCAATATCGTCATCATCGGCGGCATGGGCAGTCTGCCGGGCGCCTTCGTCGGCGGCCTGCTCGTGTCCGTCGCCGAGTCGCTGGGCGCTGTCTTCCTCCGGCCTTCGCTGAAGGAACTTGTCAGCTTCTCCCTCTTGATCCTCATCTTACTGCTCCGGCCGGCGGGCCTCTTCGGCCGGCGCGCGCCATGA
- a CDS encoding branched-chain amino acid ABC transporter permease, with protein sequence MRWGALVAVAVLAALPAVLSSYLITIFILIFFYAYLGQAWNLVGGYAGQLSAGHAAYVGIGGYTSAVLSLQWGITPWIGMLVGAALAALLGGVIGYLGFRFGLRGFYFVLLTVAFAEICRIAVSNVEVLGGALGLYITFTGDPRQFQFQDNRAYYYIALILMLVATGLTRWLEGRRFGIYLTAVREDESASEALGVDSFRYKLIAMVLSSFLTGLGGTFYAFYLFSLQPNALFGIPLSVEIIIRPIVGGSGTVLGPVLGSFILTPLGEISRYYFGQGGWHGAHLIAYGVLLIVVVLFLPQGAYPVVRRLFARRAA encoded by the coding sequence ATGAGGTGGGGTGCTCTCGTCGCCGTCGCGGTGCTGGCTGCCCTGCCGGCGGTGCTCTCCTCCTACTTGATCACGATCTTCATCCTGATCTTCTTCTACGCCTACCTGGGGCAGGCCTGGAACCTCGTGGGCGGCTACGCCGGCCAGCTGTCGGCCGGCCACGCCGCCTACGTCGGGATCGGCGGCTACACCTCCGCGGTGCTGTCCCTGCAGTGGGGCATCACCCCCTGGATCGGGATGCTGGTGGGGGCGGCGCTGGCCGCGCTGCTGGGCGGCGTCATCGGCTACCTCGGGTTCCGCTTCGGCCTGCGCGGCTTCTACTTCGTGCTGCTCACCGTGGCCTTCGCCGAGATCTGCCGGATCGCCGTGTCCAACGTCGAGGTTCTGGGTGGGGCGCTCGGCCTGTACATCACGTTCACGGGCGACCCCCGACAGTTCCAGTTCCAGGACAACCGCGCCTACTACTACATCGCGCTGATCCTGATGCTGGTGGCCACCGGGCTCACGCGCTGGCTGGAGGGCCGACGGTTCGGAATCTACCTGACCGCCGTCCGGGAGGACGAGAGCGCCTCGGAAGCCCTGGGCGTGGACAGCTTCCGCTACAAGCTCATCGCCATGGTCCTCTCGTCGTTCCTGACCGGCCTGGGCGGCACGTTTTACGCGTTCTACCTCTTCTCGCTCCAGCCGAACGCCCTCTTCGGCATCCCCCTCTCGGTGGAGATCATCATCCGACCCATCGTGGGTGGCTCGGGCACCGTGCTCGGCCCCGTCCTCGGCTCCTTCATCCTCACCCCGCTCGGCGAGATCTCGCGCTACTACTTCGGCCAGGGCGGCTGGCACGGCGCCCACCTGATCGCGTACGGCGTGCTCCTGATCGTGGTGGTGCTCTTCCTCCCTCAGGGCGCCTACCCGGTTGTACGCCGCCTGTTCGCGCGGCGGGCCGCGTGA
- a CDS encoding ABC transporter ATP-binding protein, which produces MSLLAVDRLAKRFGGLQAVRDLSFEVADGEIVSLIGPNGAGKTTVFGMISGFLTPDAGDIRFRGRSIIGLAPHRTCALGIVRTFQIMRPFPRLTVLRNVVIGALGRRADPGQAHTRALDVLARVGLAARRDQPAGSLTLADRKRLELARALATEPALLLLDEVMSGLTATETERMVELIRAINAGGVTILLIEHVMRAVMSLSQRIIVLNYGERIAAGSPEAVARDPRVIEAYLGESEER; this is translated from the coding sequence GTGAGCTTGCTGGCCGTCGACCGGTTGGCCAAACGCTTCGGAGGCCTGCAGGCCGTGCGCGACCTGAGCTTCGAGGTGGCCGACGGCGAGATCGTCTCGCTCATCGGCCCCAACGGGGCGGGGAAGACGACCGTCTTCGGGATGATCTCGGGGTTCCTCACCCCCGATGCCGGGGACATTCGCTTCCGCGGCCGCTCCATCATCGGTCTCGCCCCCCACCGGACCTGCGCCCTGGGCATCGTCCGGACGTTCCAGATCATGCGGCCGTTTCCGCGGCTGACCGTGCTGCGCAACGTCGTGATCGGGGCGCTCGGCCGCCGCGCCGACCCGGGCCAGGCGCACACTCGCGCCCTGGACGTGCTAGCCCGTGTGGGCCTGGCCGCCCGGCGGGATCAGCCGGCCGGCAGCCTGACGCTGGCCGACCGTAAACGCCTGGAGCTGGCCCGCGCGCTGGCCACCGAGCCGGCGCTGCTGCTGCTGGACGAGGTGATGTCGGGGCTGACCGCCACCGAGACCGAACGAATGGTCGAGCTCATCCGCGCCATCAACGCCGGCGGGGTCACCATCCTGCTCATCGAGCACGTGATGCGGGCGGTGATGTCCCTTTCCCAGCGGATCATCGTCCTGAACTACGGCGAGCGTATCGCGGCCGGGTCCCCCGAGGCGGTGGCCCGCGACCCGCGCGTGATCGAGGCCTACCTGGGCGAGTCCGAGGAGCGGTGA
- a CDS encoding ABC transporter ATP-binding protein, with product MSPLLRLDGVEVTYGDMTAVAGVSLEVFAGEIVALIGSNGAGKTTTLRAIGGLLRPRRGRIELDGEPIAGLTSAQIVGRGIAHVPEGRQLFPTLTVVDNLELGARTPESRRRRAESLARVFALFPRLAERRDQVAGSLSGGEQQMCAIGRALMARPRLLMLDEPSLGLAPVIVGAIFDNLRVINREGVTILLVEQNVARALRLSHRGYVIDNGAITLSGLSVTLLADERVRSAFLGR from the coding sequence GTGAGCCCGCTCCTCCGGCTCGACGGCGTGGAGGTCACCTACGGCGACATGACGGCCGTCGCCGGCGTGTCGCTGGAGGTCTTCGCGGGCGAGATCGTGGCGCTGATCGGCTCGAACGGGGCAGGCAAGACCACCACCCTGCGGGCGATCGGCGGGCTCCTGCGCCCGCGGCGAGGCCGTATCGAGCTGGACGGCGAGCCGATCGCCGGCCTCACCTCCGCCCAGATCGTCGGCCGGGGCATCGCCCACGTGCCCGAAGGCCGCCAGCTCTTTCCCACGCTCACGGTGGTCGACAATCTGGAACTGGGCGCGCGCACGCCAGAGAGCCGTCGCCGACGCGCCGAGAGCCTGGCCCGTGTCTTCGCGCTCTTTCCGCGCCTGGCCGAGCGGCGCGACCAGGTCGCCGGCTCGCTGTCCGGCGGCGAGCAGCAGATGTGCGCTATCGGGCGGGCGCTGATGGCTCGGCCCCGACTGTTGATGCTCGACGAGCCCTCGTTGGGGCTCGCCCCGGTCATCGTCGGCGCCATTTTCGACAACCTGCGTGTGATCAACCGGGAAGGCGTCACGATTCTCCTCGTGGAGCAGAACGTGGCGCGCGCGCTGCGGCTCTCTCACCGCGGCTACGTCATCGACAACGGCGCGATCACGCTCTCGGGGCTCAGTGTGACGCTCCTCGCCGACGAGCGCGTGCGGAGCGCGTTTCTCGGACGGTGA
- a CDS encoding prepilin-type N-terminal cleavage/methylation domain-containing protein, with amino-acid sequence MFWRTRIGNARGFTLIELMIVIAIIGILAAIAIPMYANMQARARVAKAQSDLRGLYSALTAVAAHCGDVPSGGFPVAGPPTSVSFSPAGANCVGGVNNAGDLSVLGGILSDSNGTPAGPFYQGSMTAPVGWTYTYTRGATAGTFTLVGASPGDLPSGNVQYP; translated from the coding sequence ATGTTCTGGCGGACACGAATCGGAAACGCACGAGGCTTCACTCTGATCGAGCTGATGATCGTCATCGCGATCATCGGCATCCTGGCGGCCATCGCGATTCCGATGTACGCCAACATGCAGGCCCGCGCCCGCGTGGCGAAGGCCCAGTCCGACCTGCGTGGTCTGTATTCCGCGCTCACGGCGGTGGCCGCCCACTGCGGCGATGTGCCGTCCGGCGGCTTCCCCGTCGCTGGCCCGCCGACCTCGGTCTCGTTCTCCCCGGCGGGCGCGAACTGTGTCGGTGGCGTCAACAACGCCGGCGACCTCTCCGTGCTTGGCGGCATCCTGAGCGATAGCAACGGCACCCCGGCCGGCCCCTTCTATCAGGGCTCGATGACGGCCCCTGTGGGCTGGACGTACACGTACACCCGGGGAGCCACCGCCGGGACGTTCACGCTCGTGGGCGCGAGCCCGGGCGATCTGCCGAGCGGCAACGTTCAGTACCCCTGA